A stretch of Lathyrus oleraceus cultivar Zhongwan6 chromosome 6, CAAS_Psat_ZW6_1.0, whole genome shotgun sequence DNA encodes these proteins:
- the LOC127098551 gene encoding uncharacterized protein LOC127098551: MNIAVMNSYTVTEFVNDATNFDTFVNEWFAMIDTNGGGSLSRDQVRGGFGMFMPLGSYSHPQEEVDRMLELIFTRFDEDENGSLDLNEFKKLMTEIMNAVARGIGGSPIIVALDKDSLLMKAVQRELATQS; the protein is encoded by the coding sequence ATGAATATAGCAGTTATGAACAGCTACACCGTGACAGAATTCGTTAACGACGCAACAAACTTCGACACTTTTGTGAACGAATGGTTTGCCATGATCGACACCAACGGCGGTGGTAGCCTCTCGCGAGACCAAGTTCGTGGCGGATTCGGAATGTTTATGCCATTAGGTTCATATTCACATCCACAAGAAGAGGTTGATAGGATGTTGGAATTAATATTCACGAGATTCGACGAAGATGAAAACGGATCTCTCGATTTAAACGAGTTTAAGAAGTTAATGACGGAGATTATGAACGCGGTTGCCCGTGGAATCGGTGGTTCTCCTATTATTGTTGCTCTTGATAAAGATAGCTTGCTGATGAAGGCTGTTCAAAGAGAATTGGCGACACAATCATGA
- the LOC127098550 gene encoding uncharacterized protein LOC127098550, producing MAKICWFNRAPPAPPLQFHSQVLNSISSRKICAIYNMSREKGKTPQVLKIAVSGVTELLRLFSPQQTSILSGNIEKQNNEFTVSSVDDVLIIIKSDYDNAYFVTGNFTSSIYAENCIFEDPTIKFSGRDLYARNLKLLVPFFDHASIRLLKIKKDVKSDTNFLRASWKLRTNLKLPWRPLIAIDGSTCYELDDDFKIIRHVESWNVSALEAVLQIFTFKFEKSGG from the exons ATGGCGAAAATATGCTGGTTCAACCGAGCACCCCCTGCGCCACCCTTGCAGTTCCACTCCCAGGTACTAAATAGTATTAGTAGCAGAAAGATTTGTGCAATTTATAATATGTCAAGAGAAAAAGGCAAAACCCCTCAGGTACTGAAGATCGCTGTCAGTGGAGTCACTGAGCTTCTCAGGCTTTTCTCTCCTCAACAAACAAG CATATTGAGCGGCAATATTGAGAAACAGAACAATGAATTCACAGTTTCAAGTGTTGACGATGTTCTAATTATCATCAAGTCTGATTATGACAACGCATATTTCGTCACGG GGAACTTCACTTCTTCAATTTATGCAGAAAACTGTATCTTTGAAGATCCAACTATTAAATTTAGTG GTAGGGATTTATACGCGCGAAACTTGAAATTGCTTGTTCCCTTCTTCGACCATGCCTCAATAAGACTACTAAAGATTAAAAAG GATGTTAAATCTGACACAAATTTTCTGCGCGCGTCTTGGAAACTGAG GACCAATTTAAAGCTTCCGTGGAGGCCTCTGATTGCTATCGATGGAAGCACTTGTTATGAATTGGATGATGATTTCAAA ATCATTAGGCACGTCGAGAGTTGGAATGTTTCCGCACTCGAAGCAGTTTTGCAGATTTTCACTTTCAAGTTTGAAAAATCGGGCGGTTAA
- the LOC127098549 gene encoding zeta-carotene desaturase, chloroplastic/chromoplastic yields the protein MASLFHCPATRLGDSSGFFLPTRSTRFLKIHTRKPHLRCSLDSNVSDMSINAPKGLFPPEPEHYRGPKLKVAIIGAGLAGMSTAVELLDQGHEVDIYESRSFIGGKVGSFVDKRGNHIEMGLHVFFGCYNNLFRLMKKVGADNNLLVKDHTHTFVNKGGQIGELDFRFPVGAPLHGIRAFLTTNQLNTYDKARNAVALALSPVVRALVDPDGALRDIRNLDSISFSDWFMSKGGTRTSIQKMWDPVAYALGFIDCDNISARCMLTIFALFATKTEASLLRMLKGSPDVYLSGPIQKYITDRGGRFHLRWGCREILYDKSADGSTYVTGLSMSKATDKKIVEADAYVAACDVPGIKRLIPPEWREKELFNNIYELVGVPVVTVQLRYNGWVTELQDLELSRQLRKATGLDNLLYTPDADFSCFADLALASPEDYYIEGQGSLLQCVLTPGDPYMPLPNEEIISRVAKQVISLFPSSQGLEVTWSSVVKIGQSLYREGPGKDPFRPDQKTPVKNFFLSGSYTKQDYIDSMEGATLSGRQTSAYICDAGEELVALRKELVAQSKDDIKYTNTKDELSLV from the exons ATGGCTTCTTTGTTTCACTGTCCCGCAACTCGATTAGGAGATTCTTCTGGCTTCTTTCTTCCCACCCGTAGTACCCGTTTCTTAAAGATTCATACCCGTAAGCCTCATCTTCGTTGCTCTTTGGATTCTAATGTTTCCGACATGAGTATCAATG CGCCAAAAGGATTGTTTCCTCCAGAGCCTGAACATTATCGAGGACCGAAGCTGAAAGTTGCTATCATTGGAGCTGGGCTTGCAGGCATGTCAACTGCCGTGGAACTTTTGGATCAAGGCCATGAG GTGGATATATATGAGTCGAGATCTTTTATTGGTGGAAAAGTTGGTTCTTTTGTTGATAAACGTGGAAATCATATTGAAATGGGATTGCATGTTTTCTTTGGTTGTTACAACAATCTTTTCCGACTAATGAAAAAG GTGGGTGCAGATAATAATCTACTTGTGAAGGATCACACTCACACTTTTGTAAACAAAGGGGGTCAAATTGGAG AACTAGATTTTCGGTTCCCGGTTGGGGCTCCATTACACGGGATAAGAGCATTTTTGACCACAAATCAGCTTAAC ACTTATGATAAGGCTAGAAATGCTGTGGCTCTTGCACTGAGTCCAGTTGTCCGAGCTCTTGTTGATCCAGATGGTGCATTGAGGGACATAAGGAATTTGGATAGT ATTAGCTTTTCAGACTGGTTTATGTCTAAGGGTGGCACGCGCACGAGTATTCAAAAAATGTGGGATCCAGTTGCCTATGCCCTTGGGTTTATTGACTGTGATAATATCAGCGCCCGATGCATGCTCACCATATTTGCATTGTTTGCCACAAAGACCGAGGCTTCCCTTTTGCGAATGCTGAAGGGTTCACCAGATGTTTATTTGAGTGGACCTATCCAGAAGTACATCACAGATAGAGGGGGAAG GTTCCATCTTAGGTGGGGATGCAGAGAAATCCTTTATGATAAATCTGCTGATGGGAGCACTTATGTTACAGGACTTTCCATGTCAAAG GCTACTGATAAGAAAATTGTGGAAGCTGATGCTTATGTTGCTG CCTGTGATGTCCCTGGAATTAAAAGATTAATCCCACCAGAGTGGAGGGAAAAGGAGTTGTTCAATAACATATACGAACTTGTTGGAGTTCCTGTGGTCACAGTGCAACTCAGATACAATGGTTGGGTTACAGAATTGCAGGATCTAGAACTGTCAAG GCAACTGAGGAAAGCTACTGGGTTAGATAACCTTCTCTATACTCCGGATGCAGATTTTTCTTGCTTTGCAGACCTTGCACTTGCGTCTCCTGAAGACTATTACATTGAGGGACAAGGATCGTTGCTCCA ATGTGTTCTGACGCCCGGAGATCCATACATGCCCTTGCCAAATGAAGAAATTATTTCAAGAGTAGCAAAACAG GTCATATCACTGTTCCCATCATCTCAAGGTTTAGAAGTGACTTGGTCATCTGTTGTTAAAATTGGCCAATCTCTGTATCGTGAGGGACCTGGCAAAGATCCATTTAGACCTGACCAAAAGACTCCAGTGAAGAATTTCTTTCTTTCTGGCTCTTACACAAAACAG GATTACATAGACAGCATGGAAGGCGCAACCTTATCCGGCAGGCAAACCTCAGCTTATATCTGTGATGCGGGGGAAGAATTGGTGGCATTGCGGAAGGAGCTTGTTGCACAGTCTAAAGACGACATTAAATATACAAACACTAAAGATGAATTGAGTTTAGTATGA